From the genome of Marixanthomonas ophiurae, one region includes:
- a CDS encoding tetratricopeptide repeat protein — protein sequence MKYYLSLFCVVLLFSCANSDDYSILSKEERTALSKKVFEGGSHLFQGSPKSMTRIEKAIEIDPNNCDAVRELSIAYLKRGMPDKWKLQIDKAVACDPVIWQPYRGYNYLWFYRDYKKAIADFNASDTLTPNFIDAPQGHSVDYWRGIAYLGLKDHENSIKYFNKNIHTETEKYGEDWVEPTAFLYRGIAYYESNDVEKALADFDKVLLYNNNRSADAKYYKAHILKARGKNEEALALTNNAIEDYNTGSHNNRHYVETLRQLYSENFTELLNELKN from the coding sequence TTGAAATATTACCTTAGTTTATTTTGTGTTGTATTATTGTTTTCGTGCGCTAATAGTGATGATTACTCAATACTTTCCAAAGAAGAACGCACAGCACTTTCCAAAAAGGTATTTGAAGGTGGAAGTCATCTTTTTCAAGGTTCACCTAAAAGTATGACCCGTATAGAAAAAGCTATTGAAATTGACCCCAATAATTGTGATGCTGTTCGTGAACTTTCAATCGCTTATTTAAAAAGAGGAATGCCCGATAAATGGAAGCTACAAATAGACAAGGCTGTTGCCTGCGACCCTGTTATTTGGCAACCCTATCGAGGGTATAACTATTTATGGTTTTACCGAGATTATAAAAAAGCCATTGCAGATTTTAACGCAAGTGACACCTTAACACCGAATTTTATTGATGCACCCCAAGGTCACAGTGTAGATTATTGGCGTGGTATTGCCTATTTAGGGTTAAAAGATCACGAAAATTCTATTAAATATTTTAATAAAAACATTCATACAGAAACCGAAAAATATGGTGAAGATTGGGTAGAACCAACTGCTTTTTTATACAGAGGCATTGCATATTACGAAAGCAATGACGTTGAAAAAGCACTAGCAGATTTTGATAAAGTATTGCTTTATAACAATAATCGCTCTGCCGATGCAAAATATTACAAGGCGCATATTTTAAAAGCTAGAGGTAAAAACGAAGAAGCATTAGCTTTAACAAATAATGCTATTGAGGATTATAATACAGGTAGTCATAACAATAGACATTATGTTGAAACCCTACGTCAACTGTACTCAGAAAATTTTACAGAATTACTAAATGAATTGAAAAACTAA
- the aspS gene encoding aspartate--tRNA ligase yields MYRTHNNGELRAKNINTEVTLSGWVQKIRDKGFMVWVDLRDRYGITQLIFDEERTPKKVMDKASKVGREFVIQVTGTVIERESKNPNMPTGDVEILVSEISVLNTSLTPPFTIEDKTDGGEDLRMKYRYLDIRRNPVRNNLVFRHKVTMAVRNYLSEKDFVEVETPYLIKSTPEGARDFVVPSRMNEGQFYALPQSPQTFKQLLMVGGMDKYFQIVKCFRDEDLRADRQPEFTQIDCEMAFVEQEDILNIFEGLTRHLLKKINNVEIGDFPRMTYDEAMQRYGNDKPDIRFGMEFGELNTVVQHKDFKVFNTAELVAGIAVPGGNSYSRKEIDKLIDWVKRPQVGALGMVYVRCNDDGSYKSSVDKFYDQDDLAKWAETTGAKAGDLICVLSGETNKTRSQLSALRMEMAERLELRKADEFAPLWVIDFPLLEWDEETERYHAMHHPFTSPKPGQMELLNTNPGAVKANAYDLVLNGNEIGGGSIRIHDKETQSKMFDYLGFTPEEAKAQFGFLMDAFQYGAPPHGGLAFGLDRLVAILGGQETIRDFIAFPKNNAGRDVMIDAPAAIDKEQLKELNLAITLKP; encoded by the coding sequence ATGTATAGAACGCACAACAACGGCGAGTTAAGAGCTAAAAATATTAATACCGAAGTAACCCTATCAGGTTGGGTTCAAAAAATTCGGGATAAAGGGTTTATGGTCTGGGTAGATTTGAGAGATCGATATGGAATTACCCAACTAATATTTGATGAAGAACGAACTCCTAAAAAAGTGATGGACAAAGCTTCAAAAGTAGGAAGAGAGTTTGTTATCCAAGTTACTGGAACCGTAATTGAGCGTGAATCTAAAAATCCAAATATGCCAACTGGCGATGTGGAAATATTAGTTTCTGAAATTTCTGTTTTAAACACCTCACTAACACCCCCTTTTACCATTGAAGACAAAACCGATGGCGGAGAGGATTTACGTATGAAGTATCGCTACCTCGACATTCGCCGAAATCCAGTACGCAACAATCTGGTTTTTCGTCATAAAGTAACTATGGCGGTGCGAAATTATCTTTCGGAAAAAGATTTTGTTGAGGTTGAAACACCCTACCTTATTAAATCAACACCTGAAGGCGCTCGCGATTTTGTCGTGCCTAGCCGAATGAATGAAGGTCAATTCTACGCCTTGCCACAATCACCACAAACCTTTAAGCAATTGCTTATGGTTGGCGGAATGGATAAATATTTCCAAATAGTAAAGTGTTTTCGTGATGAAGATCTTCGTGCCGATCGCCAACCAGAGTTTACTCAAATTGACTGCGAAATGGCTTTCGTAGAACAAGAAGATATCTTAAATATTTTTGAAGGGTTAACACGCCATTTGCTGAAAAAAATTAACAATGTTGAAATTGGCGATTTCCCAAGAATGACTTATGATGAAGCCATGCAACGATACGGAAATGACAAACCTGATATCCGTTTTGGGATGGAGTTTGGAGAGTTAAACACAGTAGTGCAACATAAAGATTTTAAGGTGTTTAATACAGCTGAATTAGTCGCCGGAATTGCCGTTCCCGGCGGAAACAGTTATTCTCGAAAGGAAATTGATAAATTAATAGATTGGGTAAAGCGACCACAAGTAGGTGCTTTAGGAATGGTTTACGTGCGTTGTAATGACGACGGAAGTTATAAATCTTCCGTAGATAAATTTTACGACCAAGACGACTTAGCCAAATGGGCTGAGACTACAGGAGCCAAAGCAGGCGATTTAATCTGTGTACTCTCTGGTGAAACTAATAAAACGCGTTCGCAATTAAGTGCTCTGCGCATGGAAATGGCAGAACGTTTAGAGCTAAGAAAGGCCGATGAGTTTGCCCCTTTATGGGTTATCGATTTTCCATTACTAGAATGGGATGAAGAAACAGAGCGTTACCACGCGATGCACCACCCCTTCACGTCTCCAAAACCCGGCCAAATGGAATTACTAAACACCAACCCAGGTGCTGTAAAAGCCAACGCCTACGATTTGGTCCTTAATGGAAATGAAATTGGCGGTGGTTCTATTCGTATTCACGATAAAGAAACACAGTCAAAAATGTTTGATTATTTAGGCTTTACACCTGAAGAAGCAAAAGCTCAATTTGGCTTTTTAATGGACGCATTTCAATACGGAGCACCTCCACACGGTGGCCTTGCTTTTGGCTTAGACAGATTAGTCGCTATTTTAGGTGGTCAAGAAACCATCCGAGATTTTATTGCTTTCCCTAAAAACAATGCTGGACGCGATGTTATGATAGATGCTCCTGCAGCAATTGACAAAGAACAGCTTAAAGAACTTAATTTAGCGATCACGCTTAAACCGTAA